One genomic window of Mus musculus strain C57BL/6J chromosome 4, GRCm38.p6 C57BL/6J includes the following:
- the Slc2a1 gene encoding solute carrier family 2, facilitated glucose transporter member 1 translates to MDPSSKKVTGRLMLAVGGAVLGSLQFGYNTGVINAPQKVIEEFYNQTWNHRYGEPIPSTTLTTLWSLSVAIFSVGGMIGSFSVGLFVNRFGRRNSMLMMNLLAFVAAVLMGFSKLGKSFEMLILGRFIIGVYCGLTTGFVPMYVGEVSPTALRGALGTLHQLGIVVGILIAQVFGLDSIMGNADLWPLLLSVIFIPALLQCILLPFCPESPRFLLINRNEENRAKSVLKKLRGTADVTRDLQEMKEEGRQMMREKKVTILELFRSPAYRQPILIAVVLQLSQQLSGINAVFYYSTSIFEKAGVQQPVYATIGSGIVNTAFTVVSLFVVERAGRRTLHLIGLAGMAGCAVLMTIALALLERLPWMSYLSIVAIFGFVAFFEVGPGPIPWFIVAELFSQGPRPAAIAVAGFSNWTSNFIVGMCFQYVEQLCGPYVFIIFTVLLVLFFIFTYFKVPETKGRTFDEIASGFRQGGASQSDKTPEELFHPLGADSQV, encoded by the exons GTTATTGAGGAGTTCTACAATCAAACATGGAACCACCGCTACGGAGAGCCCATCCCATCCACCACACTCACCACGCTTTGGTCTCTCTCCGTGGCCATCTTCTCTGTCGGGGGCATGATTGGTTCCTTCTCTGTCGGCCTCTTTGTTAATCGCTTTGGCAG GCGGAACTCCATGCTGATGATGAACCTGTTGGCCTTTGTGGCTGCTGTGCTTATGGGCTTCTCCAAACTGGGCAAGTCCTTTGAGATGCTGATCCTGGGCCGCTTCATCATCGGTGTGTACTGCGGCCTGACTACTGGCTTTGTGCCCATGTATGTGGGAGAGGTGTCACCTACAGCTCTACGTGGAGCCCTAGGCACACTGCACCAGCTGGGAATCGTCGTTGGCATCCTTATTGCCCAG GTGTTTGGCTTAGACTCCATCATGGGCAATGCAGACTTGTGGCCTCTGCTGCTCAGTGTCATCTTCATCCCAGCCCTGCTACAGTGTATCCTGTTGCCCTTCTGCCCCGAGAGCCCCCGCTTCCTGCTCATCAATCGTAACGAGGAGAACCGGGCCAAGAGTG TGCTGAAGAAGCTTCGAGGGACAGCCGATGTGACCCGAGACCTGCAGGAGATGAAAGAAGAGGGTCGGCAGATGATGCGGGAGAAGAAGGTCACCATCTTGGAGCTGTTCCGCTCACCCGCCTACCGCCAGCCCATCCTCATCGCTGTGGTGCTGCAGCTGTCCCAGCAGCTGTCGGGTATCAATGCT GTGTTCTACTACTCAACGAGCATCTTCGAGAAGGCAGGTGTGCAGCAGCCTGTGTACGCCACCATCGGCTCCGGTATCGTCAACACGGCCTTCACTGTGGTGTCG CTGTTTGTTGTAGAGCGAGCTGGACGACGGACCCTGCACCTCATTGGCCTGGCTGGCATGGCAGGCTGTGCTGTGCTCATGACCATCGCCCTGGCCTTGCTG GAACGGCTGCCTTGGATGTCCTATCTGAGCATCGTGGCCATCTTTGGCTTTGTGGCCTTCTTTGAAGTAGGCCCTGGTCCTATTCCATGGTTCATTGTGGCCGAGCTGTTCAGCCAGGGGCCCCGTCCTGCTGCTATTGCTGTGGCTGGCTTCTCCAACTGGACCTCAAACTTCATTGTGGGCATGTGCTTCCAGTATGTGGAG CAACTGTGCGGCCCCTACGTCTTCATCATCTTCACGGTGCTCCTCgtgctcttcttcatcttcacctACTTCAAAGTCCCTGAGACCAAAGGCCGAACCTTCGATGAGATCGCTTCCGGCTTCCGGCAGGGGGGTGCCAGCCAAAGTGACAAGACACCCGAGGAGCTCTTCCACCCTCTGGGGGCGGACTCCCAAGTGTGA
- the Slc2a1 gene encoding solute carrier family 2, facilitated glucose transporter member 1 isoform X1: MKKVTGRLMLAVGGAVLGSLQFGYNTGVINAPQKVIEEFYNQTWNHRYGEPIPSTTLTTLWSLSVAIFSVGGMIGSFSVGLFVNRFGRRNSMLMMNLLAFVAAVLMGFSKLGKSFEMLILGRFIIGVYCGLTTGFVPMYVGEVSPTALRGALGTLHQLGIVVGILIAQVFGLDSIMGNADLWPLLLSVIFIPALLQCILLPFCPESPRFLLINRNEENRAKSVLKKLRGTADVTRDLQEMKEEGRQMMREKKVTILELFRSPAYRQPILIAVVLQLSQQLSGINAVFYYSTSIFEKAGVQQPVYATIGSGIVNTAFTVVSLFVVERAGRRTLHLIGLAGMAGCAVLMTIALALLERLPWMSYLSIVAIFGFVAFFEVGPGPIPWFIVAELFSQGPRPAAIAVAGFSNWTSNFIVGMCFQYVEQLCGPYVFIIFTVLLVLFFIFTYFKVPETKGRTFDEIASGFRQGGASQSDKTPEELFHPLGADSQV; the protein is encoded by the exons GTTATTGAGGAGTTCTACAATCAAACATGGAACCACCGCTACGGAGAGCCCATCCCATCCACCACACTCACCACGCTTTGGTCTCTCTCCGTGGCCATCTTCTCTGTCGGGGGCATGATTGGTTCCTTCTCTGTCGGCCTCTTTGTTAATCGCTTTGGCAG GCGGAACTCCATGCTGATGATGAACCTGTTGGCCTTTGTGGCTGCTGTGCTTATGGGCTTCTCCAAACTGGGCAAGTCCTTTGAGATGCTGATCCTGGGCCGCTTCATCATCGGTGTGTACTGCGGCCTGACTACTGGCTTTGTGCCCATGTATGTGGGAGAGGTGTCACCTACAGCTCTACGTGGAGCCCTAGGCACACTGCACCAGCTGGGAATCGTCGTTGGCATCCTTATTGCCCAG GTGTTTGGCTTAGACTCCATCATGGGCAATGCAGACTTGTGGCCTCTGCTGCTCAGTGTCATCTTCATCCCAGCCCTGCTACAGTGTATCCTGTTGCCCTTCTGCCCCGAGAGCCCCCGCTTCCTGCTCATCAATCGTAACGAGGAGAACCGGGCCAAGAGTG TGCTGAAGAAGCTTCGAGGGACAGCCGATGTGACCCGAGACCTGCAGGAGATGAAAGAAGAGGGTCGGCAGATGATGCGGGAGAAGAAGGTCACCATCTTGGAGCTGTTCCGCTCACCCGCCTACCGCCAGCCCATCCTCATCGCTGTGGTGCTGCAGCTGTCCCAGCAGCTGTCGGGTATCAATGCT GTGTTCTACTACTCAACGAGCATCTTCGAGAAGGCAGGTGTGCAGCAGCCTGTGTACGCCACCATCGGCTCCGGTATCGTCAACACGGCCTTCACTGTGGTGTCG CTGTTTGTTGTAGAGCGAGCTGGACGACGGACCCTGCACCTCATTGGCCTGGCTGGCATGGCAGGCTGTGCTGTGCTCATGACCATCGCCCTGGCCTTGCTG GAACGGCTGCCTTGGATGTCCTATCTGAGCATCGTGGCCATCTTTGGCTTTGTGGCCTTCTTTGAAGTAGGCCCTGGTCCTATTCCATGGTTCATTGTGGCCGAGCTGTTCAGCCAGGGGCCCCGTCCTGCTGCTATTGCTGTGGCTGGCTTCTCCAACTGGACCTCAAACTTCATTGTGGGCATGTGCTTCCAGTATGTGGAG CAACTGTGCGGCCCCTACGTCTTCATCATCTTCACGGTGCTCCTCgtgctcttcttcatcttcacctACTTCAAAGTCCCTGAGACCAAAGGCCGAACCTTCGATGAGATCGCTTCCGGCTTCCGGCAGGGGGGTGCCAGCCAAAGTGACAAGACACCCGAGGAGCTCTTCCACCCTCTGGGGGCGGACTCCCAAGTGTGA